The following proteins come from a genomic window of Gemmatimonadaceae bacterium:
- a CDS encoding DoxX family protein: protein MRFGLLPLVARLLLVSEFLIALNGKIFGWSGQAAYMAAHGLPLIAPLLGMALAIELLGSICVVTGFGARAAAATMFVYLAIVSVELHDFWNKSGNTSGMYTTEFFKNMGIMGGLLLLATYGPGDWALGRGSRRRSAGDRL from the coding sequence GTGCGATTTGGTCTCCTTCCGCTCGTCGCTCGGTTGCTACTCGTCTCGGAATTCCTCATCGCGCTGAACGGCAAGATCTTTGGTTGGAGCGGCCAAGCGGCATACATGGCGGCGCATGGGCTGCCCCTCATCGCTCCCTTACTCGGCATGGCACTCGCCATCGAGCTGCTCGGATCCATCTGCGTGGTCACCGGGTTCGGCGCACGCGCGGCCGCGGCGACGATGTTCGTCTATCTCGCCATCGTGAGCGTCGAGCTGCACGACTTCTGGAACAAGTCCGGGAACACCTCCGGCATGTACACGACCGAATTCTTCAAGAACATGGGCATCATGGGCGGCCTGCTCCTGCTCGCGACCTACGGCCCGGGCGACTGGGCACTCGGTCGCGGAAGCCGCCGCCGATCAGCCGGCGACCGACTGTAG